The following nucleotide sequence is from Dialister pneumosintes.
TATTACAAAATGCATTATTAGGTTATAACTATGCTAAATATGTTCGTCACATTAAAGAACCACGTGTAGGTTTATTGAATATAGGGTCTGAAAGTACCAAGGGCAGTGCTCTTATGACTGAAACTTACGAGTTGTTATCAAAACAAACTTGGTTTCCTTTTGCAGGAAATGCAGAAGGTCGAGATATTCCTACGGGAGAGTTTGATGTAGTTGTATCCGATGGGTTTACAGGAAATGTAGTTCTTAAGTTTGGTGAAGGGGTAGGAAAACTTTTTATTACATTACTAAAAGACTCTATTTATAAAGGCGGTGTGTTAGCTAAACTGGGTGGATTATTATTAAAACCCGCATTAAAAAAATATATGATGAAAAAGTTCGATTATGCGGAAGAAGGTGGGGCTCCTTTGTTGGGTATTGATGGGACGCTGATTATCAGTCATGGCTCATCGCGTGCTAAAGCAATCCGGAATGCCATTCGTTTAGCTAATCAAGTAGCGGAGGAAGAAATTCCTACACTTGTTAAAAATACTTTGAATGTAGCTATAGAGAGTGAATAGTTGACGAACGTTATTTTGATAGAAGGACTATAGGAGGATTTATTTTGAAAAAAGCATTTTTATTTCCTGGACAAGGTTCACAAAAAGTAGGTATGGTTGCTGATCTTTATGAGAAGTATGATGCAGTAAAAGCTTTACTAAAAGAAGCTGATAACAGATTAGGGTTCTCTATTTCTCGCATGATGTTTGATGGTCCTGATGAAGAATTAATGAAAACAGAGTTTACACAACCGGCAATTCTTACTGCCAGTGTAGCGGTATCAACGGTATTAAGAGAGCATGGATTAATACCTGATGTAGTAGCAGGGCATAGTTTAGGGGAATATTCTGCATTAGTTACTGCAGGGGCCTTATCATTCAGTGATGCGATACATGTAGTTCATTTGCGTGGAAAATATATGCAGGAAGCAGTTCCTCTTGGAGAAGGTGGAATGGCTGCTATTATTGCTTTAGATGCAGAATCTATAAAAGATATTTGTAATACTATTTCTACAGAAGAAAAACCGGTACAAGCTGTTAATTTTAATTGTCCGGGACAAGTAGTTATTGCAGGTGCTACAGAAGCAGTAAAACAAGCTTGTAATGCTATGAAAGAAGCAGGAGCTAAGATGGCTGTTATGCTTAAAGTATCTGCACCGTTCCACTCTATAATGATGGAACCTGCCGCCGTAAAGCTGAAAGAAGTTTTGGATACGGTAACGATTCAAGATGCACAAATGCCTGTGTATGCAAATTATAATGCAGCAGCTGAAATAAAGGCTGATGATATTAGGAAGAATTTAGTTCTTCAGGCGGCACATCCGGTTCTTTGGGATGCATCTATACAACAAATGATTGCTGATGGTGCAGATTTGATGATTGAAGCAGGACCGGGAACGGTTCTTTCCGGATTTATGAAGAGAATTAATAGACGTATTCGTACTTTGCATGCAGAAGATGTAGAAACTGTTACCAATGTGTTAAATACATGGGAGGAATAATATGTCAGAAATAACTATGAAGACAGCACTTGTTACAGGTGCTTCCAGAGGTATTGGAAAAGCGATTGCTTTACAATTGGCAAAAAAAGGTTTCGCTGTAGCTATTAATTATGGTCGTAGTGCAGAAGAAGCAAATGCTATTAAAACTCAAATTGAAAATGAAGGTGGACAAGCTATTCTGTTACAAGGAGACGTTTCTTCTACAGAAGATGTAGATAGAATGTTTGCTACCATTAAGGAAGTTTGGGGGCAATTAGATGTGTTAGTAAATAATGCAGGAATTACTAGAGATACGCTTTTGCTCCGCATGAAAGAAAATCAATGGGATGAAGTATTGGATACGGATTTAAAAGCGGTATTTTTAACTACAAAAGCAGCTTCTTCCATGATGGTACGTAAGAAGAGCGGTGCTATTATTAATATTTCATCCGTTGTAGGGATTACAGGTAATCCGGGACAGGCAAATTATGCAGCAGCTAAAGCGGGTGTTATTGGGTTTACTAAGTCTGCTGCTAAAGAACTTGCCGGAAGAGGTATTCGTGTTAATGTAGTAGCTCCGGGATTTGTTGAAACGGATATGACGGATGTCATTCCTGAAAATATTAAAGAAGGTATGTTGGAAACTATTCCGCTTAAGAGAGCAGGAAGAGCAGAAGATATTGCAAATGCGGTAGCATTTCTTGCTTCTGATGAATCAGCTTATATTACCGGTCAAGTCTTGCAAGTAGACGGCGGCATGGTAATGTAATATAATCTAGGATGTGAAAATAAAATGGAAAGGTGGTGACAGGGATGAGTACATTTGACAGAGTAAAGAAAATTGTTGTAGATCAGTTAGGTGTAAATGAAGCTGATGTACAGATTGACTCCACATTCATTGATGATTTGGGAGCAGATTCTTTAGATATTGTTGAATTGATTATGGCATTTGAGGAAGAATTTGAAATTGAAATTCCGGATGATGCTGCAGAAAAAATCAAGACTGTTCGTAATGCAGTAGAATACATCGACCAGCAGATTCAGTAATTAGTTGGTTTGATGAAGTAAATGTATGTCTTTGGAGGCCGGGGATACTAGTTATCCCCGGCTGCCATATGATAGACGATATTTCAAAAAAGTATATCAATTTAAAGGTGATTATTTTTTTGAGCTATCGTCTTATGGTTGATAGCTTTAACTTTATTTTAAATTTCAGTACATAAGGTTATATATTGTCGTTATTTATGAGCAATAAAATGCTCTAGTTACAAAGAGGTGCATTGATGAAAAGAAGAGTAGCTATTACTGGACTTGGCGTAGTTTCTCCTTTAGGAATTGGTTTAGAAGCATTTTGGACTAACTTGATGGCAGGCAAATCAGGTATATCCACTATTACTTCTTTTGATATCACTGATTTTCCGGTGAAAATTGCAGGAGAAGTTAAGAATTTTGATTTGTCAGAGTTCATTGAAGATAA
It contains:
- the fabD gene encoding ACP S-malonyltransferase, producing the protein MKKAFLFPGQGSQKVGMVADLYEKYDAVKALLKEADNRLGFSISRMMFDGPDEELMKTEFTQPAILTASVAVSTVLREHGLIPDVVAGHSLGEYSALVTAGALSFSDAIHVVHLRGKYMQEAVPLGEGGMAAIIALDAESIKDICNTISTEEKPVQAVNFNCPGQVVIAGATEAVKQACNAMKEAGAKMAVMLKVSAPFHSIMMEPAAVKLKEVLDTVTIQDAQMPVYANYNAAAEIKADDIRKNLVLQAAHPVLWDASIQQMIADGADLMIEAGPGTVLSGFMKRINRRIRTLHAEDVETVTNVLNTWEE
- a CDS encoding acyl carrier protein — protein: MSTFDRVKKIVVDQLGVNEADVQIDSTFIDDLGADSLDIVELIMAFEEEFEIEIPDDAAEKIKTVRNAVEYIDQQIQ
- the fabG gene encoding 3-oxoacyl-[acyl-carrier-protein] reductase, which encodes MSEITMKTALVTGASRGIGKAIALQLAKKGFAVAINYGRSAEEANAIKTQIENEGGQAILLQGDVSSTEDVDRMFATIKEVWGQLDVLVNNAGITRDTLLLRMKENQWDEVLDTDLKAVFLTTKAASSMMVRKKSGAIINISSVVGITGNPGQANYAAAKAGVIGFTKSAAKELAGRGIRVNVVAPGFVETDMTDVIPENIKEGMLETIPLKRAGRAEDIANAVAFLASDESAYITGQVLQVDGGMVM
- the plsX gene encoding phosphate acyltransferase PlsX; the protein is MKKVAVDAMGGDFAPLEIVLGGIQAVRDYKIPIVLVGDSEQIRKILADNGEDANSLIEVIHASQVIEMGEHPGMAFRKKKDASISVAARLVKQGKCDAVVAPGSTGAAVTAGLLGIGRIKGIERPAIVTPIPNEKGGHTFLIDAGASANPKPENLLQNALLGYNYAKYVRHIKEPRVGLLNIGSESTKGSALMTETYELLSKQTWFPFAGNAEGRDIPTGEFDVVVSDGFTGNVVLKFGEGVGKLFITLLKDSIYKGGVLAKLGGLLLKPALKKYMMKKFDYAEEGGAPLLGIDGTLIISHGSSRAKAIRNAIRLANQVAEEEIPTLVKNTLNVAIESE